From the genome of Pontibacillus halophilus JSM 076056 = DSM 19796:
CCTTTGTAAATCTGAGCAAGTGCATACACGATAACGCCTACACCGATTATTCCAATGACCCATTGTCCGAAAGGTTGTGAAAGAAGCTTCGCAATGACTGTCTGCTTAGACCCGCCAGAACCAGAACTTCCAGACGACCCAGCAGAAGAAGCGATTGAAATAGCTTTAAAGGTTAAGAATGTATAGATACCAGCACTAACTAAGTATCCAATTCTTGCCCCAATGCCACTTCCATCCTTTCCTTTATGTTCTGGGTCTTGTACAGCTTGGATGATTCTCCATACCACATACCCAATCAGTCCAACAGCTACAATCCACAGTAACGCGTTTCCAAACGGTTGACTAGCAACAGTAGCAAAGACCCCTTGTGTATCCGATGTCTTTCCGCCACCTACTCCTAATGCGGCTAATAAGGACAGAATACCGAGCAATGTATAAACGAAACCTTTAGCCATGTAGCCAAAGCGTGCAAATCCTCTTACCCAAGGCTTCACTGAATTTGAGGCTTGTTCTCCTGTCTGCTTAGCTTTTTGTTTCGTTCTGTTCACAGTGGTATCCATAACGCTCACTCCTTTATGATTGATTACTGGATAAATTCCCACATATGTGACAGAGAAAACTATAACAATAAAAAAACCTTGCCAGAAATAACTGGCAAGGTTCGTCCTATCACTTAGTTTGCTTGATGTAGAGCTTTGATTTGCTGCTCAACATTCGCATCATTGACAAATTCATCGTACGTCATATATTTGTCTACGACACCGTTCGGAGTAATCTCCATAATGCGGTTCGCAATTGTATTAATAAATTCATGGTCATGAGAAGCAAAGATCATGGACCCTTTATAGTTAATAAGTCCATTGTTAAGCGCTGTGATGGACTCTAAATCAAGGTGGTTCGTTGGTTCATCCATCATAAGGATATTCGCACCGCTAAGCATCATTTTAGATAGCATACAGCGTACTTTCTCTCCTCCAGAAAGAACGTTAGACTTCTTCTTCGCTTCTTCACCAGAGAAGAGCATACGTCCAAGGAAGGAACGAAGGAATGTCTCAGTCTGGTCTTCAGGAGAATATTGGCGTAACCAATCAATAAGGCTTAGGTCGTTATCAAAGTACTCTGAGTTATCTTTCGGGAAGTACTCCTGAGAAGTCGTAACACCCCACTTAAAGGTACCCTCATCTGGTTCCATGTTGCCCGCTAATATTTCAAACAATGCAGTCTTGGACTGTTCATGTTCCCCTACAAGGGCAATTTTATCGTCTTTATTCATCGTGAAGGTTAAGTTGTCGAGCACTTTCACCCCATCGATTGTCTTCGTAAGATTCTCAACGAATAGAACATCGTTCCCAATCTCACGGTTAGGCTTGAAGTTGATATAAGGATAACGACGAGATGAAGGTTGAATATCATCTAACGTAATTTTATCCAAGAGCTTCTTACGAGATGTCGCTTGCTTGGATTTTGATTTGTTCGCACTAAAGCGCTCGATGAATTCTTTCAACTCTTTTACTTTGTCTTCTTTCTTCTTGTTCTCTTCTTGAGCCATCTTCTGAGCAAGTTGAGAAGACTCATACCAGAAATCGTAGTTACCTACGTAGATCTGAATCTTACCAAAGTCAAGGTCTGCAATGTGCGTACATACGTTGTTTAAGAAGTGACGGTCGTGGGAAACAACGATAACAGTACCTTCGAAATTAATAAGGAATTCTTCTAGCCATTGGATGGCTTTAATATCAAGTCCGTTTGTAGGCTCATCCAGAAGAAGGACATCTGGCTGACCAAATAGAGCTTGTGCCAATAACACTTTTACTTTTTGAGGCTCTGTTAATTCGTCCATTCTCTTCTCATGCAACGATTCTGGTACACCCAAGCCTGAAAGTAAGCGGGATGCATCTGATTCAGCTTCCCAACCATTCATTTCAGCAAATTCAGCTTCCAATTCAGCAGCACGCATACCGTCCTCTTCAGAGAAATCCGGCTTCATATAAATTTGATCTTTCTCAGCCATTACTTCAAATAGACGCTTGTGCCCCATCATAACAACTTGAAGCACCTGCTCTTCTTCATAAGCAAAGTGATCCTGCTTTAAGACAGCCATACGTTGGTCTGATTTAAGTGAAACATCACCTGTTTGTGATTCAAGTTCACCAGATAATATTTTTAGGAATGTAGATTTACCTGCACCGTTTGCTCCGATTAATCCGTAGCAATTACCCGGTGTGAATTTAATATTAACGTCTTCAAACAATTTACGATCACCAAATCGTAAACTTACGTTATTTACATTTAGCATAGTGATGGAATCCTCCAGTACTTATAAGTTACCACTTGGATTATATCATTGTACCAGATGAATAGATAGGGGTGTAAAGGGAGATGTCGAAATTCCTATCCTTTCGTTTTGAAAGGAAGGTATTGTTTGATACGATAAGTGAAGGAAATTCGCATATAGAGAGGAATACACATGAAAAAACTATTATTGGTAGGTGCGGGTCATGCGCACCTACATATTATAAAAGAATTCGAACAAGCGCCCTATGAGGACCTAGAGGTTACCTTACTCTCTCCCTCACGCTATCAATACTATTCGGGAATGTTCTCAGGTTATACAGAAGGAGTCTATAAAGAAGAAGAGATTCGCGTAGATATTGAAGCACTAAGCGAACGAACTGGAGTTAAATGGTACAAGGAAGCAGTGGTATCGGTAGACGCCGTACAAAAGATTGCCTTATCAGATACAGGTTCTTTGCATGAGTATGACGCCGTATCGTTTGATATCGGCTCGTTAACCGCTCACACGTCCGTTAAAGGTGTTCAACAACACGCGTTACGAATCAAACCAAACTATCACTTCCCTGATGCGTTAGAACGGTTGCAACAAAGTAAGGCGCCTGTTGTCATTGGCGGAGGTGCTGCCGGTACAGAGATTGCCCTAAACCTTCAAGCATATCGAATGAAACATAACATTCAAAAGCCTGTACAGCTGCTTTCATCGAGTGACCGATTATTACCAAGCCAGACTGAGCAAGTCTCCGCTCATATTGAAAAGATTGTAGAGCACGCAGGCATTGAGCTTCACCTCGGGGAGAAGGTAACGGAAATGAACAGTATGAAAGTGTACACAAATACACAAGCCTACCCATATAAAGATGCGTTATGGTTAGCTGGGCCACGCGCCCCTGAATTGTTCAGACTTTCAAAGTTGCCAACAGATGATCAAAATTATTTACTAGTTGAATCCACGCTGCAGGTAAAGGACCATCCATCCGTCTTTGGTGCAGGTGATTGCATTTCTCTACGGGACTACCCTGACCTTGAGAAGAACGGCGTATTTGCAGTGAGACAAGCGCCTGTTCTATGGAAGAATATCCTAGGGTTCTTATATGAGAAAGATGGCGAGCATTTCATCCCTCAAACTAGGTATTTATCCATCTTATCTACAGGGGATCAGAAAGGGTTCCTGATGTATGGGAAATGGCACCTTCATACAGGTTGGGCATGGAAATTGAAACATCGAATTGATTCGAAATTCATCGCTAGATATCAGGACTAATGAAAAGAGGGTGACCTATCATAGGCCACCCTCTTTCTCACGTTTATTTGGCGTACATGCTATTGTTTTCAACAACTTGAAGCTCTTTTACACTGGTAGACATATCACTTCCACAAATCGGACAAGTAGGCTGTTCCTGCGTCTTGAAGTTGTCTCTCATCCAAGCATTACAGTCTTCAGATACGCATTCCCAGATTTTTAAATCCTCTCGTTTAACCTCTTCTGTGTTCTTCTTACCAAAAGCCATAATGAAGAGCCTCCCTTAGCATCATAAATATAAAAAAAGCTACAGAGTAGCTTCACAACCACTCTCATAGATGTAATAAAGAATCACATACTATAAAAAGGAACGTTGTATACATGCATCGTAAGCCTTTTTATAATATGTGATGTTGTGCGTAAACATTTATTTTACTAAAATATATTCAATACAGTAAATATCTTACACTATAACATTGATTAAGTCAAGTCAACCATGTTATATGGGGGTGGAAGTTCCCCTCCACCCCTATATCTTGATTAATTTGTAAGTTCGATAAATTCTTCTACATCCTTAACACAAAGTTGAATGGCTGCTTCCCAGAATTCAGATTGTTGTAAATCTACATTTAAGTGTTTCTTAGCTAAGTCCTCCACGCTCATACGCCCCGTATCCCGCAATAAGGAAATGTAGTTCTGTTCGAATTCCTCTCCGGATTTAAGCGCTTCAGCATAAATTCCTAAGCTGAACAAATAACCAAATGTGTACGGGAAGTTGTAGAATGGCACTCCAGTAATATGGAAGTGAAGCTTAGACGCCCAAAACTCAGGCTCGTATTCACTTAGTGCGTTTTGGTAAGCTTCTTGTTGAGCTTCCTCCATTAACTGATTAAGGCGTTCAGCTGGTACAAATCCTTCTTTACGCTCCTCATAAAAACGAGTTTCAAATAGGAAACGCGCATGTATGTTCATAAAGAAGGCTACACTTCTCTGCAGCTTATCTTCAAGAAGGGCGATTTTCTCTTCCTTCGATGATGCTTCTTTCACAGACGCATCGGCTACAATCATCTCTGCAAAGGTAGATGCGGTCTCCGCAACGTTCATCGCATAGCTTTGATTCATGTACTCCATATCATCCATTACATACTGGTGGAACGCATGTCCAAGTTCATGCGCTAACGTCGATACATTAGATGGAGTGCCGGAATAGGTCATGAAGATTCGTGTTTGCTTGCTGTCATTGAAGCTTGTGCAGAACCCACCTGGTCGCTTACCAGCGCGGTCCTCCGCTTCAATCCATTTCTCATTGAAGGCTTTTTGAGCAAATTCAGCCATCTGTGGTCCAAATCGATTGAAGTGTTTCACGATAAAGTCTGCGCCTTCGTCGTAGGATACCGTCGATTGACTTGACGCAATCGGTGCATCCTGATCGTACCAAGCTAATCGTTCTACACCTAGCAAATTAGCTTTCCGGTCTAGATATTTCACGAAATGATGCTTTTGATTTTCGATTGCTTTCCACATGGTATCGAGGGTTTCTTGACTCATTCGATTTAACTGGAGCGGTTCTTTCAACGTTTCTTTCCATCCACGATGCTTGTACTTTTGCAAGCGGAAACCTGCCAGGTGATTTAACGTTTCACTCGTTAAATCTTCTTGGTCTTTCCACGCTTTCTGCAACTTATAGTGGACATCTTCTCGCACGTCTCGGTTCGTGTCACTTAGCTTGTTGGAAGCTTGACCGAACGATAACGTTTTTTCTTCCCCATCTTCTTCAATAGTGATAGAAATCTTGGCAACGATGCGATCATAAAGATCTTCCCACGCATGATATCCATCTACGCTAAGGTCGTTAATTAACGTTTCTTGTTCTAAAGGTAGCTTCTCCTTGCCTTGGGTACGCATTTCATCTAGAACGAACTGCACCCTTTCAAAGAATGGTTGCTGAAGGATTTCATTCCACACGTCATCCGCGATCCTCGTAACTTTTTGTTCTAGTAACGTTGTCACGTTCTGAATTTCTGCAAATTGCTGGCTGATCTTAGACTGCAGGAGCTGTGCCTTCTTATCACTGACATCCTGTGAGACTAGGCAAGCTATAAAGGATCCACTTTCACTTACTTCCATATAGACAGTTTGTAAGAGTTGCAAGATTTCTTCAAACTCTTTGGAATCAGAAGCTTGTTCAGGGACAACAAATGCGGTCACCTTCTCATTTAGTGTATGTACATTCAACTGAAGCTTGTCCAAATAAGCTGCAAACTCTTTCGATTCACTTCCTCCTGGAAAGATGGAATCTAAGTCCCATTTCATTGAGTACGTTGTATTTGACATGCAATCTCCCCTTTCTCACTAAGTATATAAAATTTTCTGTCATTTTTCCATGCGTTGCTGCTAAATTGTAACCATAAGAAAGCGCCCAAAGAGATTCTTAGGACGCTTGTGTTCGATGAATGCGTTAGGATTACAAATCTTTCATTTCGTAATAGAACATTAAATAAACGTTGCTTCTAACGATGGAGTTCCATTTAAATACCCGATTGCCACGGCATTGTATACTTCTCCTGCTTTCAGTCGTACATCAGGTACTGTAAGGACCACTTGCTTCGAACCAGCTGGACGAACTTCTAGATCCACTTTTGTTGGTGGGAGGGTGATATAGTCCGTTGATTCTTTAAACCCAACATTGCTAAAGAGAACGTCTCCACCTTTAACAGCAATATCTACTCTAGGTGCATCGGGTGACAAGTGAGTAAACCTAACTTTCGCTTTGCCTTGCTCTCCATTAACATCATCCGGAATCGTGAGCAAGCTAATGTCTTCAACGTTTCCAACTGCAGCGACTGTAAAGGCACCTCCACCTGGTACACGCACTGACTCAGTAATGACAGCACTGATTTGACCAGTTGGCTTCACTTCAATTCGATAGTCGCCAGCTGGTAAATCGACATAATCACTAATCTGACCAAAGCTTACGTTCCTTAAGACCATTTGACCATTAATATAAACGTCAACAGCCGGAGCGTTTGGTGAAGCATGGAAGACCCTCACCTTTGATGTGCTCATTCGATTGTATGGTTGCTGTC
Proteins encoded in this window:
- a CDS encoding DUF1206 domain-containing protein → MDTTVNRTKQKAKQTGEQASNSVKPWVRGFARFGYMAKGFVYTLLGILSLLAALGVGGGKTSDTQGVFATVASQPFGNALLWIVAVGLIGYVVWRIIQAVQDPEHKGKDGSGIGARIGYLVSAGIYTFLTFKAISIASSAGSSGSSGSGGSKQTVIAKLLSQPFGQWVIGIIGVGVIVYALAQIYKGMKEKFTKDFKLSEMNDHEKRIVTKTGKLGLTARGIVLAIIGYFFIVTAVTSNAQNAQGLDAALGKIASQPFGQWLLGLVAIGLACYGIFQIMKGKNKHLTLS
- a CDS encoding ABC-F family ATP-binding cassette domain-containing protein translates to MLNVNNVSLRFGDRKLFEDVNIKFTPGNCYGLIGANGAGKSTFLKILSGELESQTGDVSLKSDQRMAVLKQDHFAYEEEQVLQVVMMGHKRLFEVMAEKDQIYMKPDFSEEDGMRAAELEAEFAEMNGWEAESDASRLLSGLGVPESLHEKRMDELTEPQKVKVLLAQALFGQPDVLLLDEPTNGLDIKAIQWLEEFLINFEGTVIVVSHDRHFLNNVCTHIADLDFGKIQIYVGNYDFWYESSQLAQKMAQEENKKKEDKVKELKEFIERFSANKSKSKQATSRKKLLDKITLDDIQPSSRRYPYINFKPNREIGNDVLFVENLTKTIDGVKVLDNLTFTMNKDDKIALVGEHEQSKTALFEILAGNMEPDEGTFKWGVTTSQEYFPKDNSEYFDNDLSLIDWLRQYSPEDQTETFLRSFLGRMLFSGEEAKKKSNVLSGGEKVRCMLSKMMLSGANILMMDEPTNHLDLESITALNNGLINYKGSMIFASHDHEFINTIANRIMEITPNGVVDKYMTYDEFVNDANVEQQIKALHQAN
- a CDS encoding NAD(P)/FAD-dependent oxidoreductase, whose product is MKKLLLVGAGHAHLHIIKEFEQAPYEDLEVTLLSPSRYQYYSGMFSGYTEGVYKEEEIRVDIEALSERTGVKWYKEAVVSVDAVQKIALSDTGSLHEYDAVSFDIGSLTAHTSVKGVQQHALRIKPNYHFPDALERLQQSKAPVVIGGGAAGTEIALNLQAYRMKHNIQKPVQLLSSSDRLLPSQTEQVSAHIEKIVEHAGIELHLGEKVTEMNSMKVYTNTQAYPYKDALWLAGPRAPELFRLSKLPTDDQNYLLVESTLQVKDHPSVFGAGDCISLRDYPDLEKNGVFAVRQAPVLWKNILGFLYEKDGEHFIPQTRYLSILSTGDQKGFLMYGKWHLHTGWAWKLKHRIDSKFIARYQD
- a CDS encoding cold-shock protein; the encoded protein is MAFGKKNTEEVKREDLKIWECVSEDCNAWMRDNFKTQEQPTCPICGSDMSTSVKELQVVENNSMYAK
- a CDS encoding M3 family oligoendopeptidase, which codes for MSNTTYSMKWDLDSIFPGGSESKEFAAYLDKLQLNVHTLNEKVTAFVVPEQASDSKEFEEILQLLQTVYMEVSESGSFIACLVSQDVSDKKAQLLQSKISQQFAEIQNVTTLLEQKVTRIADDVWNEILQQPFFERVQFVLDEMRTQGKEKLPLEQETLINDLSVDGYHAWEDLYDRIVAKISITIEEDGEEKTLSFGQASNKLSDTNRDVREDVHYKLQKAWKDQEDLTSETLNHLAGFRLQKYKHRGWKETLKEPLQLNRMSQETLDTMWKAIENQKHHFVKYLDRKANLLGVERLAWYDQDAPIASSQSTVSYDEGADFIVKHFNRFGPQMAEFAQKAFNEKWIEAEDRAGKRPGGFCTSFNDSKQTRIFMTYSGTPSNVSTLAHELGHAFHQYVMDDMEYMNQSYAMNVAETASTFAEMIVADASVKEASSKEEKIALLEDKLQRSVAFFMNIHARFLFETRFYEERKEGFVPAERLNQLMEEAQQEAYQNALSEYEPEFWASKLHFHITGVPFYNFPYTFGYLFSLGIYAEALKSGEEFEQNYISLLRDTGRMSVEDLAKKHLNVDLQQSEFWEAAIQLCVKDVEEFIELTN
- a CDS encoding DUF4397 domain-containing protein, with product MSYNQEEYIVLQAAKYEMLADYYKFMDPRMHCHYYMKYVECVQQLAHMHHHGGMGHVQGSGYGQQPYNRMSTSKVRVFHASPNAPAVDVYINGQMVLRNVSFGQISDYVDLPAGDYRIEVKPTGQISAVITESVRVPGGGAFTVAAVGNVEDISLLTIPDDVNGEQGKAKVRFTHLSPDAPRVDIAVKGGDVLFSNVGFKESTDYITLPPTKVDLEVRPAGSKQVVLTVPDVRLKAGEVYNAVAIGYLNGTPSLEATFI